A section of the Citrus sinensis cultivar Valencia sweet orange chromosome 8, DVS_A1.0, whole genome shotgun sequence genome encodes:
- the LOC102623147 gene encoding non-specific lipid transfer protein GPI-anchored 31 isoform X1: protein MASKANLVFLLVLSIYATNHGDCAHHHAAVPSPAASVDCSTLVLNMADCLSFVQAGSTVTKPQGSCCSALKTVLKADAECLCEAFRSSASLGVTLNVTKAQTLPSLCKVSAPSATNCALSLSPAGAPTIGSGLSPTAAAAPTDSVAANEQAPAPAPGISGSSMTFNSLGSLFIGLVLAIFSGF from the exons ATGGCATCAAAAGCAAACCTCGTTTTTCTGTTGGTTCTCTCAATCTACGCCACCAATCATGGCGACTGTGCTCACCACCACGCGGCTGTCCCATCACCGGCGGCGTCCGTTGACTGTTCGACTTTGGTGTTGAACATGGCTGACTGTCTCTCGTTTGTGCAAGCCGGAAGCACAGTGACAAAGCCACAAGGATCTTGCTGTTCCGCACTCAAGACAGTGTTGAAGGCTGACGCTGAGTGTCTATGCGAGGCTTTTAGGAGCAGTGCTTCTCTTGGTGTCACTTTGAATGTCACAAAAGCCCAAACGCTCCCTTCGCTTTGCAAAGTCTCTGCGCCTTCTGCTACTAACTGTGCTT TGTCTCTTTCTCCTGCTGGTGCCCCAACTATTGGTAGTG GCTTGTCTCCGACTGCTGCCGCTGCACCGACTGATAGTGTTGCAGCAAATGAGCAGGCTCCGGCACCGGCTCCAGGGATATCGGGTTCTTCAATGACCTTCAATTCACTTGGATCTTTGTTTATTGGCCTCGTCCTTGCTATCTTCTCTGGTTTTTAA
- the LOC102623147 gene encoding non-specific lipid transfer protein GPI-anchored 31 isoform X2, with amino-acid sequence MASKANLVFLLVLSIYATNHGDCAHHHAAVPSPAASVDCSTLVLNMADCLSFVQAGSTVTKPQGSCCSALKTVLKADAECLCEAFRSSASLGVTLNVTKAQTLPSLCKVSAPSATNCALSLSPAGAPTIGLSPTAAAAPTDSVAANEQAPAPAPGISGSSMTFNSLGSLFIGLVLAIFSGF; translated from the exons ATGGCATCAAAAGCAAACCTCGTTTTTCTGTTGGTTCTCTCAATCTACGCCACCAATCATGGCGACTGTGCTCACCACCACGCGGCTGTCCCATCACCGGCGGCGTCCGTTGACTGTTCGACTTTGGTGTTGAACATGGCTGACTGTCTCTCGTTTGTGCAAGCCGGAAGCACAGTGACAAAGCCACAAGGATCTTGCTGTTCCGCACTCAAGACAGTGTTGAAGGCTGACGCTGAGTGTCTATGCGAGGCTTTTAGGAGCAGTGCTTCTCTTGGTGTCACTTTGAATGTCACAAAAGCCCAAACGCTCCCTTCGCTTTGCAAAGTCTCTGCGCCTTCTGCTACTAACTGTGCTT TGTCTCTTTCTCCTGCTGGTGCCCCAACTATTG GCTTGTCTCCGACTGCTGCCGCTGCACCGACTGATAGTGTTGCAGCAAATGAGCAGGCTCCGGCACCGGCTCCAGGGATATCGGGTTCTTCAATGACCTTCAATTCACTTGGATCTTTGTTTATTGGCCTCGTCCTTGCTATCTTCTCTGGTTTTTAA